One part of the Eptesicus fuscus isolate TK198812 chromosome 20, DD_ASM_mEF_20220401, whole genome shotgun sequence genome encodes these proteins:
- the TMEM101 gene encoding transmembrane protein 101 isoform X2 — MGAAVLCASFMSFGVKRRWFALGAALQLAISTYAAYIGGYVHYGDWLKVRMYSRTVAIIGGFLVLASGAGELYRRKPRSRSLQSTGQVFLGIYLICVAYSLQHSKEDRLAYLNHLPGGELMIQLFFLLYGILALAFLSGYYVTLAAQILAVLLPPVMLLIDGNVAYWHDTRRVEFWNQMKLLGESVGIFGAAVILATDG; from the exons ATGGGGGCGGCCGTGCTGTGCGCGAGCTTCATGTCCTTCGGAGTGAAGCGGCGCTGGTTTGCACTGGGGGCCGCACTCCAGCTGGCCATTAGCACCTATGCCGCCTACATCGGGGGCTACGTCCATTACGGGGACTGGCTGAAG GTCCGTATGTACTCACGCACAGTTGCCATCATTGGTGGATTTCTTGTGCTGGCCAGCGGTGCTGGGGAGCTCTACCGTCGGAAACCCCGCAGCCGTTCCCTCCAGTCCACGGGCCAGGTCTTCCTGGGCATCTACCTCATCTGTGTG GCCTACTCACTGCAGCACAGCAAGGAGGACCGGCTGGCATATCTGAACCATCTACCAGGAGGGGAGCTCATGATCCAGCTCTTCTTTCTACTGTATGGCATCCTGGCCCTCGCCTTCCTGTCTGGCTACTACGTGACCCTGGCTGCCCAGATCCTGGCTGTACTGCTACCCCCGGTCATGCTGCTCATAGACGGCAATGTTGCCTACTGGCACGACACACGACGTGTTGAGTTCTGGAACCAGATGAAGCTCCTTGGAGAGAGTGTGGGCATCTTTGGGGCCGCTGTCATCCTAGCCACCGATGGCTGA
- the TMEM101 gene encoding transmembrane protein 101 isoform X1, which translates to MASKVGSRRWLLQLLMQLGSVLLTRCPFWGCFSQLMLYAERAEARRKPDIPVPYLYFDMGAAVLCASFMSFGVKRRWFALGAALQLAISTYAAYIGGYVHYGDWLKVRMYSRTVAIIGGFLVLASGAGELYRRKPRSRSLQSTGQVFLGIYLICVAYSLQHSKEDRLAYLNHLPGGELMIQLFFLLYGILALAFLSGYYVTLAAQILAVLLPPVMLLIDGNVAYWHDTRRVEFWNQMKLLGESVGIFGAAVILATDG; encoded by the exons ATGGCGTCGAAGGTGGGTTCGCGACGGTGGCTACTGCAGCTGCTCATGCAGTTGGGCTCGGTGTTGCTCACACGCTGCCCTTTCTGGGGCTGCTTCAGCCAGCTCATGCTGTACGCCGAGAGGGCCGAGGCGCGCCG GAAGCCCGACATACCAGTGCCCTACCTGTACTTCGACATGGGGGCGGCCGTGCTGTGCGCGAGCTTCATGTCCTTCGGAGTGAAGCGGCGCTGGTTTGCACTGGGGGCCGCACTCCAGCTGGCCATTAGCACCTATGCCGCCTACATCGGGGGCTACGTCCATTACGGGGACTGGCTGAAG GTCCGTATGTACTCACGCACAGTTGCCATCATTGGTGGATTTCTTGTGCTGGCCAGCGGTGCTGGGGAGCTCTACCGTCGGAAACCCCGCAGCCGTTCCCTCCAGTCCACGGGCCAGGTCTTCCTGGGCATCTACCTCATCTGTGTG GCCTACTCACTGCAGCACAGCAAGGAGGACCGGCTGGCATATCTGAACCATCTACCAGGAGGGGAGCTCATGATCCAGCTCTTCTTTCTACTGTATGGCATCCTGGCCCTCGCCTTCCTGTCTGGCTACTACGTGACCCTGGCTGCCCAGATCCTGGCTGTACTGCTACCCCCGGTCATGCTGCTCATAGACGGCAATGTTGCCTACTGGCACGACACACGACGTGTTGAGTTCTGGAACCAGATGAAGCTCCTTGGAGAGAGTGTGGGCATCTTTGGGGCCGCTGTCATCCTAGCCACCGATGGCTGA